The following is a genomic window from Lysinibacillus sp. G4S2.
TAAATAATCAAGATCTGCCATCGACTTACGAATATTTTCCTGAGCAGATTGCAAACCGCTTTGCGATTCATTTAAAATTTGCTGCATGTAATTTTTGGTGTAAGTTAGCCGTTCCACTTCAGCCTGAAAATCTGGATGTTGTGCAGTCATTTTTTTAGCACCTCCTAAGTACTTACATTTTCAAGTAGATTATCATACTACTATATATAATATTTACCATCAAGTGAAATTGTATTAGGTTTAATTAGGGAAAAGAGAAAAATGGCCCCCAGCAATCTGTTAAGGGGGGAGCGAAATAGGAGGTTATCAAATTTGAATATTTTTGCCCATAGAGGCGTTTCTGCACATTACCCTGAAAATACTATTGCTGCTTTTGTAGCTGCATCAAAGCTTCCGATTACCGGGATTGAACTAGATGTTCATTTAACAGCGGACAGGGAGTTAGTCGTTATTCACGATGAAATGATTGATCGCACATCTAACGGTTCTGGCTACGTAAAGGATTACACGCTACAAGAACTTCGTGCATTTGATTTTGGTTCATGGTTTTCTTCTGAATTTGAGGACGAAAGCATTCCAACTCTAGGTGACATATTAGAGCTGTTCGCAGGTACAAATCATCGCATTAATATTGAACTAAAAACAGATATATTTCCGTATAATGGAATAGAAGCGCTTGTTATTAAAGAAGTTGCCGCATACCAAATGACAGAGAGAGTGATTATTTCCTCCTTTAACCATGAATCGATTCAAATCGTCTCACAAAGGGCACCATATATCGAAAAAGCAGCCCTATTTGCAGAAATTTTAGTTGATTTTAACGGCTACACAGCTCAAATCCCAGCAAATGCTATACATGTCAGCTTACCCACAGCATTTCGGAAATCAGTTAAAGAAGCTCTTAATGAAGGAGCTATTGTACGTGTATATACAGTCAATGATGTCGAAGACGCAAAGCAACTGCAGCAGCTCGGTGTACAGGGACTATTTACAGATGACCCGGAGAAGATAGTAACGGCATTGACTGTTTAATTGGAAGGGAAGAGGTTAGAGTGGCGGGTAGAACTGGCAAAGCGAAGGAAAGAAGAGTCGGAGTGACGGATAGTAGTCAGAGTGGCGGATAGAAGAGCCAGAGTGACGGATAGAACTGGCAAAGCGATGGATAGAAGAGTCGGAGTCGTAGATAGAAACGTCATAATCGTGGATAGGACCATCATAATCGTGGATAGGACCGGCAAAGTCGTGGATAGGACCGCCGGAATCGTGGATAGAACCGTTAAAGTCGTGGATAGTCCCGGCAAAGCGAAGGAAAGAAGAGTCAGAGCGACGGAAAGAAGAGCCGGAGTGACGGATAGAACTGGCAAAGCGATGGATAGAAAGGTCATAGTAGTGGATAGTCCCGCTAAAGCGGCGGATAGGGCCGGCAAAGCGGTGGAAAGAACTGTCAAAGTGACGAAAAGAAGTCAGAGCGACGGATAGGACCGTCATAATCGTGGATAGAACAGCCAAAATCGTGGATAGGACCGTCAAAGTCGTGGAAAGAACCGTCAAAGTGATGGATAGTCCCGGCAAAGCGACGGAAAGAAGAGTCGAAGTGACGGATATAAAGGTCAAAGCGACGGAAAGACCCGGCAAAGCGGCGGAAAGAACTGTCAAAGTGACGGATAGAAGTCAGAGCGACGGATAGGACCGCCGGAATCGTGGATAGAACCGTTAAAGTCGTGGATAGTCCCGGCAAAGCGAAGGAAAGAAGAGTCAGAGCGACGGAAAGAAGAGCCGGAGTGACGGATAGAACTGGCAAAGCGATGGATAGAAAGGTCATAGTAGTGGATAGTCCCGCTAAAGCGGCGGATAGGGCGGGCAAAGCGACGGAAAGAAATCAGAGCGACGGAAAGAAGAGCCGAAGCGACGGATAGAAATCAGAGCGACGGAAAGAAGAGCCGAAACGACGGATAGAAAGGTCAAAGCGACGGAAAGAAGGGTCGAAGCGACGGAAAGAAATCAGAGCGACGGAAAGAAGAGCCGAAGCGACGGATAGAAAGGTCAGAGCGACGGAAAGAAGAGCCGAAGCGACGGATAGAAATCAGAGCGACGGAAAGAAGAGCCGAAGCGACGGATAGAAAGGTCAGAGCGACGGAAAGAAGAGCCGAAGCGACGGATAGAAATCAGAGCGACGGAAAGAAGAGCCGAAACGACGGATAGAAAGGTCAGAGCGACGGAAAGAAGAGTCGGAGTGACGGATAGAAAGGTTAAAGCGACGGATAGCCCCACCAAAGTCGTGGATAGCCCCGCCAAAGTCGTGGATAAAACCATCAAAATCGTGGATAGCCCCGCCAAAGTCGTGGATAGAACCGTCAAAGTCGTGGATAGCCCCGCCAAAATCGTGGATAGAACCGTCAAAATGATGGATAGTCCCGCTAAAGCGGCGGATAGGGCCGGTAAAGCGATGGAAAGAACTGTAAAAGTGATGGAAAGAAGTCAGAGCGACGGATAGAACCGTCAAAATCGTGGATAGCCCCGCCAAAGTCGTGGATAGAACCGTCAAAATCGTGGATAGCCCCACCAAAATCGTGGATAGAACCGCCAAAGTCGTGGATAGCCCCGCCAAAGTCGTGGATAGCCCCACCAAAATCGTGGATAGCCCCGCCAAACCGCCGGATAGCCTCACGAAACCGCCGAGCAAAACCGCAAAACCCACAAATAAACACTATTCATCAACTTTATCGGATTTAACGCGCTGAGGGTGCGAGAATAACAGTGCGTTAAATCCTTATATAACTCATCATCAATAGTAAAATATTTCCTACACTTACCATTTCACTCGGTTTTCTTCTATGCTGCCTAGCATTTGCTTGATTACAAGTGTTTCGCCATTGTCTAGTAATACGGTGCCGTCGTAGTAGCCAAACATTTGATGTACTTCAGATTTTACAAGACCGGCCTTAGTGACGGATACACGCTCGAAAAACGGGGAGAAAGTTAATGAAACTTGGTTAGAGAATTTTGTTTTGATTTTCCATCGTTGCATTAAATCCTCTTGATTATAATTGAATAGTACATCTTCATGTATTTTTGTCATTTTACCTTCAACAAAAACTGCATTTTCGGTCATTCCAGTTCCGTCTGTCCATTTACCACCTAAATTGAGTCCAATTCGTCTACCTCGAACTCGCTGTGAGGCCATTCCCCAATTCCATGTTGACTCACGCGGCCAAACACCACGGCTATATTCTAGTACAGAAAAGTTTTCTTCAGGTGAAAATGTAAAGCGACGAGTACCAATTGTTACAACTCCAGAAGTAGGAAGTATATGATGCTTGCCTGTAAATTGGAATGTTTTACGATTCCAAGGAATGACTACATTCAATGACTCATCTGTAGGTGGATGCTGAATGACAAGCTTCGCACGTAAAACATCTCCATCGAAGTCTGGGATCGAAACTGATAAATGTGTTTCATTTTGTAAATAAGTCATATCAATCATCATTTCACTATTTTTGAATGATACTGAATCTAGCACTTGCGTAGGCATTTTTAACTTTCCGCCCAATGGAACTGTAATTGTTTTTTCAAAATAACGCTGTGTTTCATATTCAAGGAAATAGACGAAGCAGACTGCGGCATAGTCTAGATGACTAACAGTTGCAGAGAAAATAATCTCATCTCCGTAGACACACCAATAATTCCATTTCTTTTTGCGCAGGAGATGGCCACTTAAATTGCAGTTTATAAGGGGCTTACGTGCAAATCCGATGGCAGCTGGATTTAAATTACCTTTTTTATCGCATAAAAGAGTAGGCTGTATAATTTCTTTCTCAGCATGCTGCTTCACTTTCAACATCCCTTCCAGTCATAAAATAATAAATCTATATTTCTTTTACCCTTATTGTAGCAAAAACAATCTTAAAATTAAAAAGATACTACCAAAAAAGACCACATTCTACAGTTTTGCGCATATGGACCTAACTAATAGAAGCACCTCTTTGTACATATGATGAACATAAGGAGGGGAAGTGTGGCAAAAATGTATAACAGACAGGCCGCTGTACAATATGCGAATTTGTGGTGGAACAGGCGTAATCCAGCATTTCCGAATTTTACTGTTGATTGTACGAACTATATTTCTCAATGCTTACTTGCTGGAGGAGCACCAATGCGAGGTGCTCCAAACAGAGGGAGAGGTTGGTGGCTTCAACATGGAAATTGGAGCTTTAGCTGGTCGGTGGCACATTCCCTTAGATGGTATTTGGAAGGCTCTACAACTGGGTTGAAGGGTAGGCGTGTAGAATCTGCTGAGGAATTAGATCTTGGCGATGTCATTTTTTATGATTTCCAAGGTGATGGAAGGATTGACCATTCTGTAATTGTGACGAGTATTCAAAATGGTATTCCATACGTTAACGCACATACTTCAGATAGTATTAATCGATCATATTTTTATGAAGATTCAACGGCCTATACGCCAAGCATGACTTATTATTTCATTCATATAGATGATAGTTTTGCTTAGGAAGGGTAACAGTTTTAAAGATCATTGTTTTGTGATAATGTGAAAGGTAGAAGAAGATATCAATTTCGCCTTGGCGTAATTTCAATATGCTGTAATGTTATAGAAGGAGATAGAAGTATATGAGCGAACATTTTTTGTCTGTTAGGGATGCGATTATAGAGCGTCGTTCTATTAAAAAATTTAATGGTCAGCCTGTAAATCGCGAAGATATGATGGCAATTATTGACGATGCGGTATGGGCACCGAATCATGGTAATCGGGAGCCTTGGCGTTTAGTAGTTGCATGTGGTAAGGAGTTATCTACTCTTTATAATTTATTGCGTGATCTAGCTATACCGAAATGGCAGGAGCTTTCAGATGAAGATTTAGCGAAGCAAATGATGAAATTTACATTATCAGGTGGCTATGCTTTTGTGATCGTTCCAGAGGATGCGCGACAAAAAGAGCGTTTAGAAGATTACGCAGCGGCAAGTATTTTTATTCAAAACATCCAATTGCTAGCATGGGATAGAGGAATCGGCTCATGCTGGAAAACACCTGCTTTCTTAGATAACCCAAAATTCCGTGAAGCTTTAAAGGTTCAGCCGGGTGAGCGTGTTATCGCAATGCTGCAAGTTGGCTATTTTGATGAAGTACCAAAAGGGAAAGAACGTAAAAAATCAGCAGATATCGTCACGATTTTTGGAGAATAATATAGCAAAATCCCCTCGTTTGAAATAGACGAGGGGATTTATTTAACTTCTTTCATCAGAAGTCTCCCACCTCTTATAGGTGGTGAGATGAATGCGGATCTAAGCTACTTTTCAGCGGGTGTCCAAACACTTGATGAAAGACGTTAGGATTTTATTTTTGTAATTCAGCAACTTCAAATAAATAATCGCTTAAAACGCGTAGTCCTTTATCGAAGTTTTCTAAATGGAAGTGTTCATTTGGTGCATGGAAGTTTTCACTTGATAATCCGAAGCCCATTAAAACAACTGGCAATCCTAAAATTTCATCAAAGGCAGCTACGATAGGGATTGATCCACCTCCGCGTGTGTAAGCAGTTGGGACATTATATACTTTTTCGTACGAGCGACCAGCAGCTTGGATAAGTGGATGATCAAATGGTGTTAAGAATGGACGACCTTTATCGAATTCAGAGATTGTCACTTCAACACCAGCTGGCTTATGTTTTTCAATATGTGCTTTTAAAAGTGCTACAATTTCATCAGGCTCTTGATTTGGAACAAGACGGCATGTGATTTTTGCGCCAGCCTCAGCAGGAAGAACCGTTTTAATGCCTTCGCCAGAGAAGCCACCAAACACACCATTAACCTCTAATGTTGGGCGTGCCCAAGTGCGTTCTAAATAGGAATAGCCAGCTTCACCGAATAATTCCTTCACACCAACTTCTTCTTTCACTGATTCTTCATCAAAACCAAGAGCGCGGTAAGCTTCGCGTTCCTCTTCAGATAATGGTAAAACTTTGTCGTAGAAGCCCTCTACTTGAATTGTGCCATGTTCATCACGGAAAGAGGCTAAAATGTCAGCTAATGCATGAATAGAATTTTGGACACCGCCACCGTAAAGACCAGAGTGAAGGTCACCTTTTGCGCCACGAACATCAATTTGAATACCCGTTAAGCCACGTAATCCATAACATACAGCAGGCTTACCAGGACCGTATAGACCTGTATCAGAAATCAAAATTAAATCTGCAGCTAATTTCGCTTTATGTTCTTCAACATAGGCAGGAAGGTTAGGGCTGCCAATCTCTTCTTCACCTTCATAGATGAATTTCACGTTTACTGGTAATGTGCCAGTTGTTGCAAATAAGGCTTCAATCATTTTCAAGTGCATAAACACTTGTCCTTTATCGTCACTAGCACCACGAGCAAACAATTTGTTATCACGAATTGTAGGGTTGAATGGCTCTGTTTCCCATAAATTTAATGGATCAACAGGCTGTACATCATAATGACCATAAAACAGAATAGTTGGTTTGCCCTCTGCATGTAACCAATCAGCATAAACAACAGGGTGACCTGCAGTTTGAGTAATAGAGATATTCTCAAGATTTAATTTTTTAAAAGCGTTCGCTAGCCACTCAGCAGCACTTTGTATATCCCCTTTATGCTCAGATAAAGAACTAATACTTGGAATACGTAAAAATTCGTTTAATTCATTTAAGTGTGTCTCGCGATGTTCTGTGAAATACGCATCTAATTGCTGTATATTTGTCATCTAGCATCCCTCGTTTCAAATATTTCGATAATAGAAATAGTATAGCATAATGTGGTTGGGGAATCCTTTAATAGCAATGATTTCAGTCACATTCGTTATTGATTAGCCCCAGTTTTAGCCCCACTAGCCTGTAAAGTTTGGCTAAATAACGAAACAGATTCTGCTTCTAATTCCTTTAGAACATGACCGTATACATCCATAATCATTTTAGGTGTATTACCTAATCTCTCAGCTATAACTTTCACATTGAGCCCACGATTTAACAAGATGGTGCAATGTGTATGCCTTAAACCATGTATCGT
Proteins encoded in this region:
- a CDS encoding glycerophosphodiester phosphodiesterase: MNIFAHRGVSAHYPENTIAAFVAASKLPITGIELDVHLTADRELVVIHDEMIDRTSNGSGYVKDYTLQELRAFDFGSWFSSEFEDESIPTLGDILELFAGTNHRINIELKTDIFPYNGIEALVIKEVAAYQMTERVIISSFNHESIQIVSQRAPYIEKAALFAEILVDFNGYTAQIPANAIHVSLPTAFRKSVKEALNEGAIVRVYTVNDVEDAKQLQQLGVQGLFTDDPEKIVTALTV
- a CDS encoding amidase domain-containing protein, which translates into the protein MAKMYNRQAAVQYANLWWNRRNPAFPNFTVDCTNYISQCLLAGGAPMRGAPNRGRGWWLQHGNWSFSWSVAHSLRWYLEGSTTGLKGRRVESAEELDLGDVIFYDFQGDGRIDHSVIVTSIQNGIPYVNAHTSDSINRSYFYEDSTAYTPSMTYYFIHIDDSFA
- a CDS encoding DUF2804 domain-containing protein, coding for MKQHAEKEIIQPTLLCDKKGNLNPAAIGFARKPLINCNLSGHLLRKKKWNYWCVYGDEIIFSATVSHLDYAAVCFVYFLEYETQRYFEKTITVPLGGKLKMPTQVLDSVSFKNSEMMIDMTYLQNETHLSVSIPDFDGDVLRAKLVIQHPPTDESLNVVIPWNRKTFQFTGKHHILPTSGVVTIGTRRFTFSPEENFSVLEYSRGVWPRESTWNWGMASQRVRGRRIGLNLGGKWTDGTGMTENAVFVEGKMTKIHEDVLFNYNQEDLMQRWKIKTKFSNQVSLTFSPFFERVSVTKAGLVKSEVHQMFGYYDGTVLLDNGETLVIKQMLGSIEENRVKW
- a CDS encoding dipeptidase, whose product is MTNIQQLDAYFTEHRETHLNELNEFLRIPSISSLSEHKGDIQSAAEWLANAFKKLNLENISITQTAGHPVVYADWLHAEGKPTILFYGHYDVQPVDPLNLWETEPFNPTIRDNKLFARGASDDKGQVFMHLKMIEALFATTGTLPVNVKFIYEGEEEIGSPNLPAYVEEHKAKLAADLILISDTGLYGPGKPAVCYGLRGLTGIQIDVRGAKGDLHSGLYGGGVQNSIHALADILASFRDEHGTIQVEGFYDKVLPLSEEEREAYRALGFDEESVKEEVGVKELFGEAGYSYLERTWARPTLEVNGVFGGFSGEGIKTVLPAEAGAKITCRLVPNQEPDEIVALLKAHIEKHKPAGVEVTISEFDKGRPFLTPFDHPLIQAAGRSYEKVYNVPTAYTRGGGSIPIVAAFDEILGLPVVLMGFGLSSENFHAPNEHFHLENFDKGLRVLSDYLFEVAELQK
- a CDS encoding nitroreductase, coding for MSEHFLSVRDAIIERRSIKKFNGQPVNREDMMAIIDDAVWAPNHGNREPWRLVVACGKELSTLYNLLRDLAIPKWQELSDEDLAKQMMKFTLSGGYAFVIVPEDARQKERLEDYAAASIFIQNIQLLAWDRGIGSCWKTPAFLDNPKFREALKVQPGERVIAMLQVGYFDEVPKGKERKKSADIVTIFGE